Below is a genomic region from bacterium.
GAATTTTATAAACATGTTTCGCACGATTTTACCGATCCGGCCAAAGTTATTCATTTCAAAGCGGAAGGCACTTCAGAATTTTCTGCATTGCTTTTTATTCCTCAAAAAGCTCCATTTGACATGTTTTACAAAGAATATAAAATCGGACCGACGCTATATGTTAAACGTGTTCAGATTATGGATCATTGTGAGGAACTTCTGCCTGTGTATTTGCGTTTTGTTAAAGGCGTCGTCGAGTCATCCGATCTGCCATTGAACGTCTCTCGCGAAATCCTGCAATCTAACCGCCAGATCGAAGTCATTAAGAAAAATATCACCAAAAAAGTGCTCGATACGCTATCGGAAATGAAAACGGCCGAATACGAAAAATACGTAGAGTTTTACAATGAATTCCGCAAGTCTCTCAAAGAAGGGCTTTACGTCGATCATCAGCGCAAAGACGCGATTCGCGATTTGTTGCTATTTGAGTCTACCCGCACGGAGCGCGGAAAATATACTTCATTAAAAAATTATGTCGATGGCATGAAGACCGGGCAGGATGAAATTTATTATATTGCCGGATCGTCACGTGAGGAACTTGAGAAATCGCCTTACTTGGAAGCTTTCAAAGAAAAAGATTATGAAGTGCTTTTTCTATTGGATGAAATCGATGACTTTATTTCGCATGAACTGGAATATCAGGGCAAAAAAGTCAAATCAGTCACCAAAGGCGATATCGATATTGATAAAACCCGTGAAACACAGAAAAAAGATGCGCAGAAAAAATATTCGAAACTCATCGATCTTATCAAAGACGTTTTGAAAGACGATGTGAAAGAAGTTCGTTTTTCGACCCGCCTTAAAGATTCGGCCTGCGTGCTGGTGGCTGATGAAGGCGATATGGATCAAAATATGGAACGTATTCTGAAAGCGATGGGCCAAAGCATACCGGTCGGAAAGCGCATTCTGGAACTTAATCCGACGCATCCGCTTTTTGAGTCGATGAATGCAATGTTTGAAAAAGATAAAACGGCTCCGATCTTGAAAGAGTACGCCGGTCTCTTGTACGATCAGGCGCTTTTATTGGAAGGTTCAAAACCGAAAGATCCATCCAATTTTGCTAAAACCGTTGCTAAACTTATGGTTGACAATGTAAAATTGTGATCGATACGAAATGTTCTATGAAGTATCTCGAATAACAGATATATTCGCCTGTAAATAATGGCTCTGCATTCTTAAAATATCATCGGTCGATTATGATATTTATATTTGGCATCGCCATCTCTGTTTTTCTTTTCGTATTGCTGTTATTCAAAAAAAATAGAATAGCGGCTGACAACGTGCTTTTGTTCTGGCTTTTGATTATTGTTGTCAGCCAATTTTTATTTTATTTTGATTCTGTCCAGCTTTATGAAAATCATCTTTCCTTTCTTATCGGCATTAACCTCATTACGCCTTTCCTTCACCCTCCGCTGCTTTTTCTCTACGTGTCAGCGCTGACCGGTTCTTTACCGCAAAAAAAGGTTTTTAATATTCTTCATTTTGTACCCGTAGTGTTTTTTGGAATTTATTTGTTTGTAAAATTTTTTAGCCTGCCGGCTGAACAAAAATTATATGTCATGACTAATGCGGGTATTGGTTTTGAAGATTTAGATCGTTTAAGGTATATCGCCATTGTAGTCATCGGAATTATCTATGTGTTAGGGTCACTATACCGTATTAATATTTATCAGAAGAAAATCAGAAACGCATTCTCTAATATCGAAAAAATAAATCTCAAATGGCTTCAAGTCATTACATACGGAATTGGGATTATTTGGATAACAGTGATCCTCGGAACGGATATAGAGACGAATACGGCAGTAGCGATGTTTGTACTGCTAATAGGGTTTTTTGGTGTTCGGCAAACGCCAGTTTTTACCGGGGTTTTATTGGATAAACTATCGGTTCAGGATCAACCGGATCCAATTGATCCAGATAACCGCGAATTATCAAAAAAATATGAAACGTCCGGTCTTTCCCAAGAAAAAAAGCTGTTTCTGGAAACGGCTTTGGCTAGAAAGATCGATGAAGAAAAACTTTATTTGGATCCCGAATTGTCTCTGGATAAACTGGCTTCTCTGCTAAACGTGCACCCGAATTATTTATCCCAATATATTAATGAAGTTCTGCAAATTACGTTTTATGATTATATCAATTTTAAGAGAATAGAAGAATTCAAACGTTCGGTGCAATTGCAAGAAAACAAAAACCTCAATTTGCTTGGTTTATCCTACGATTGTGGTTTTAATTCAAAATCCTCTTTTAATAGAAATTTTAAAAAATTTAGCGGTCAGACGCCTTCCGAATACCTCTCTCATTTAAATAAAATACCCGCCTAGCAGTAAACCACTGCATTTTCACAATTTACAACATGTGTCATCTTACAATTTGAGGCGAAAGCCCCTTTGAAAGATTGTATTTTGAAGGCGTTAATAACGTGGCGAACGTAAGAACGCCATTTTCAATTACAATTTAAAAAGGAGTGAAAAATGATATCCTTGATGATATCGGCAATTGGCTTTACTAGCCGGCAGGCACATAAAATTTTATTACTATGTGTCATGTTGATGACTGTTTTGAATTCATGCGAAACGCATGAAATGGATGAAGCTGGATTATTGGTCCCTTTAACGGTTGACGAAGATCCTTCTTTGCCATCTATCTCTGTGAATGGTACGCAGCTTCATGCGGAATCATTTGGGAATCCGGATGATCCGATACTGATAGTACTTCATGGCGGACCCGGCGGCGATTATCGCTACTTACTTAATTGCGCTGAGTTTGTCAACGACGGTTTTTTTGTAGTGATGTATGATCAGAGAGGCAGCGGATTGTCCAAACGGCACGATGCGAATATCTATACCATGCAACTTTTTATAGATGATTTGAACGCTGTCATCAATCACTACAAAAAGGATTCAACTCAGAAAGTTTTTCTTTTAGGACAATCCTGGGGCGCGATGTTGGCTACGGCGTATGTCAACCAACATCCGGAAACGATCGGTGGTCTTGTTCTGGCCGAGCCGGGCGGTTTTAGATGGAAAGAAACCAAAGATTATATCAAACGCTTTATGGAAATACATTTGTTTGATGAAACGAGTAATGATTATGTCTATTTGGATCAGTTCATTACCGGAGATGATCATCGTGTGCTTGATTATAAAGCCAGCCTGATGGCTGCCGCTGATTTTGCCGACGGAAATAAAACCGGCGTTGAAGGCCTTGAGCCGTATTGGCGATTTGGAGCAATCACCAACAAAGCGGCTATGGATTATGCGGAAAAACACGGATTTGATTTCACAACCAATCTTAATCAATACAACACAAAAGTGTTGTTCGTTTACAGCGAATTAAATAAGGCGTATGGAAAAACGCATGCAGAAAAGGTTTCCTCAGCTTATCCGAATGTACAGATGGAAGAAATCATGGGACATGGCCATGAAATGACCTACTTCGGCTGGGATAAATTTTATCCTTTGGCAAAAAACTATCTTAATGAAGTCAAATAAATTTTAGGAGAAAAAAGACATGAAAAAATTAATTATGGCGATCATTTTTGTTGGAATAACAGGTTCAAGTTACGGGCAGAATTTTAATTGGCGATCTGTTAATGAACAAAATCCAAATATGGTGTATTCCGGTTTTGGATACGATTTCGGCATGACGGCGCAAGTTGGTTATGGACGTTTTATTCAGACGATCAGGCCGTTGCTCTTGACTTTCGATTATTCTATGCCGATGGGACATCGGTTGACGGATGATTTTAAAATGAGAATCGGAGGCCAGGTTGAACTGTATAAGAAAAACAGTTTTGCAGTAGCGGGCAAAGTTCTAGGAAATTTTCGAAACCATAATACATCCTTGGTCAGAATTTCAAGCTTTGGCGGTGAATTTTCTCTCGTGACCGGATATTTCAAACCGACATTTTATGCTGCTTTGGAAGTGAGCGCCGACGGAGCTGTCGTTTCATATTTAAAACACACCAGCCTTATGAAGGATAATTACCCGGAGATTCAGGATGGATGGTATTTAAATAACGGTGCCCATTATTTTTATGGCGTACAAGCAGGCAAAACCATAGGCCAAAGTTATGATGCGAATTTACGATTTGGCATAACGAATGCCCGTGGAAAAGAAGGCGATGTATTGCCGGCTTATTTTCAATTGGGCTTAATTAAACGGTTTTAACCAGGAGGTTTGATACAAATGTAGAGCGAAACATTGTTTCGCTCTACATTTATTTTTACTGCTTGCCTGTTTAATATTCACTTGAGGGATTCTCTGAAATATCGTATCATATCGGCGACTTAGATTGTGATAATGTTTTAAAAAATTGAGGTATTATGAGCAAGCCATTAGTGGGTGTCGTCATGGGCAGCGACAGCGATTGGGAAGTGATGCAACACGCTGCCGAGCAATTGAAGTCATTTGGCGTTTCGTATGAAACTCGGGTTGTATCGGCTCATCGGACTCCCGATTTGTTATTTGAATATGCAGAAAAAGCACACGAGCGGGGATTGGTTTGTATCATTGCCGGTGCCGGCGGTGCAGCACATTTGCCGGGCATGTTGGCCGCAAAAACAACCATTCCGGTGCTCGGCGTTCCCGTTCCTTCAAAATATTTAAAAGGAATGGATTCCTTACTATCGATCGTCCAGATGCCCAAAGGCGTTCCGGTTGCTACATTTGCGGTCGGTGAAGCGGGCGCAGCCAATGCCGGATTGTTTGCCGTGTCGATTATTGCAAGTCAGGATACAGTACTTGCTAAAAAGCTTTCGAATTTTAGGAATACTCAAAAAGAAAAAGTTTTAAATATGAAACTTCCGGAGATCAAATGATCCTTCCGGGAGCGACGCTTGGAATGTTGGGGGGAGGTCAATTGGGGCGCATGTTTACCGTCGCAGCGCGAACGATGGGATATAGTGTGATCGTACTGGATCCCGATCCGAAAAGTCCGGCAGGAAAAATTGCCGATAACCATCTCTGTGCCGATTACCATGATCATCAAGCGCTTAATGAAATGAGCGCGACGTGCGCCGCTATCACGACGGAATTTGAAAATGTTCCCGCGGACACGCTTGAGATGCTTTCGAAAACTTGTTTCGTTCGTCCATCGGCTCATGCTGTTGCCGTCACGCAAGATCGCATTAACGAAAAAAATTTTCTACGTACTCATCAAATTCCTACCAATTCATTTGCTCCTGTTCATAATGAAAATGACCTTCATGACGCCTTTCAAAAAATCGGTTCTCCTGCTATTTTAAAACGTAGCCGGCTCGGATATGATGGCAAAGGTCAATGGCGCGTGACGTCACTGGATCAGGCATTGGATGCTTTCAAAGCTATGAACGGCGTTGCGTGTATTCTCGAAGAAATGCTGGATTTTCAAACCGAAGTATCGGTTGTATTGGCACGCAGCGTCAGCGGCATTGTGTCGGCGTATCCGACCGGCGAAAACATTCACGTCAACGGCATTCTGGATACGACCATTGTACCTGCGCGTGTATCGGCGGACATCAGCGAACGGGCACAGTCGATTGCAAAACGCGTCGCGGAGGAACTTCAATACAACGGTGTGCTGGCTGTGGAAATGTTCGTCATGCGCGACGGACGCGTTTTAGTGAATGAAATTGCCCCGCGCCCGCACAATAGCGGCCACTACACGCTCGACGCGTGCGTAACGGATCAGTTCGAGCAGCAAGTTCGTACTCTGTGCGGACTAGAACCGGGCAACATGCGTCTGCTCTCACCGGTTGTGATGATCAATTTACTCGGTGATGTTTGGGGAAACTCCCAGCCACATTGGGAAAAACTGCTTCAACATCCTCAAATCAAACTGCATCTCTATGGAAAAACAGAAGCCCGGCCAGGACGGAAAATGGGACATTACAACGTTCTTGCTGAAAATGTGAACGAAGCTTTGTCGATTGCCCGCGAAGTTTTTGAACAAGTGAAATCAAAATAAGTCCGGTTTTGTCGAAGTAATTTTAAATTGCGACATCTATAAATGTTTCTGCAAGAATAGAGTTGTATGAAATTTACAATTTTTTTAATACTTGTTCTCCCGCTGAATGCGCAATTCTTTCCTGATCCGACAAACGCTGAATTTGTTTTAGCGACGCCGGATTGGATCGTGTGGCGAACGTACAAACAAATTATAGATTCCAATAACATTATTGACGACAGACCGAGCGGAATCCGTACGTATTATATTCAATCAGAGCCGGGAGCCCAAGGCTGGCCCGTCAATAAAGAAACTGTCGGCATGATTGAAACATTCAATCCAATTTGGGTTTGGAAAAACGGTACGACCATCTCGTGGGATCTATTCATGTCTTATTCCTCTAAAGGAGAAGTGGTCTATCTTAATGATACGACAACGCACTTTAAAGGAGCAACCGAATTGCCGACTCTGAGACATATTTTTGAAAAAGGATTGGTGTTCATTGTGCCAAAATCGGATGTGACTTTAGAATCCGTTCATCCACTGTATTTCGTTCCATGGTCCTGGAATAATCAATTGCTGAATTATCGAAACGCCAAGCAAGTATCCGACGATTTTGGTATTCCATACTGGAGCGGGCGCGTGCTGAGTTCAGAAAACGCCATTGCATCCATGCGGGCGGGAGTTATTTTTATCTACGATTTACAAAAGCAAAAATTAGATTCGGTCAAAACGGATCGATATATGCGGGACTTGGTCGTCATGGATGATCGGCGGCTTATCATTCAAAGCGATACATGCCTGATAGTATATGACCGCGTGACAAAGAATATCACGGATATACCATTTCCTGAAAAGCTCATTGCCGTCGCAGTTCGCGGAACGTCGTTTTATGGATTTGTGCCCACTTCCGAAGAGGCCGAGACAACCTCATTCGATCTTGTCAAAATGGATGTTTCAAATCGCAGCAAATCGATTGTTTTGCAATTGACTGAAGCCAATGACCGGTTGGGCGGATCCGCAATGTATCCGATTCATTTCATCCGGAATAATTATCTATGGGTATGGAAAAACGGTCACTGGGAGAAACTTAAACTCTGAAATTTGCCTCAGGAATTAAAACAGCTACAGATGTTCCACCTTCAGGATTATTTTCCACCTCGATTTCCCCGCCATATTTTTTAACAATGGCGTATGTCTCCGACAAACCTAATCCCTTACCGTCTCCAACAGGGCGCGTCGTAAAGAACGGTTCGAAGATGTGCGGTAATACTTCGGGCGAAATGCCGATACCGTTATCTTTGAATGTGATTTTGACGAAATTTTTTTCTGAATAGAATGCAGGTTCTGTCGTGATGAGAATTCTGCCTTCTCCTTCGTTAATTAATTTTCGTGATTCTGCGTCGTGTATAGCTAAAACAGCGTTGGATAAAATATTGACAAAACACAGATTCAATTCCTGGATATTGGCCGATACAGTGCGGTTGAAGGTAAACGATTTTTCAAAACGGATGTCTGCGTATTGATTGAAAAATAAATCTAACGCCTGATTCAAATGCGGTTCGATTTCCGTTTCCGCAATACCGTGTGCGTCGTAGTTAGTAAACGTCCTCAAATTATGCACGATGTTTTTGATGCGTTCGCTTCCGGTTTTAGCGCTCTCAATGGCTGACCGGAAGTCGTCTAATTGTTGAAACGATGTTTTAGGTATATTTCCGCCGTCGGTTTCGATTTTTTTAAGAAGCTTTTCGAAGGATTGAATTCGTGATTGTATTAAATCCAGATTCGGTATGACGAAGGTCAGCGGATTATTGATTTCATGCGCAAGGCCGGCAACCATTTGTCCAACCGAAGCCATTTTTTCGGATTGAACCAATTGAATCTGTGTTTCTTTCAATTCCTGAATGGCTGCTTCCAGTTGAACGTTTACCGACTTCAGGTAATCGCGTTGCGCTTCAATTTCCCGGCGGGCTGACTCCAAAGCCGCAGTACGTTCTTCCACCTTACTTTCCAATTCCATCGTTTGTTTTTTAAGCGCACTCAGCCGCCACCGGATCATTCCGTACGCTAAAGCTACGAACGTAAACGTGTACAACGCGTAGATCCATCCCGTGCGATACCACGGAGGTTTAATGCGAAATTCGAAAACCGCCGGTTCACTGATGTTGCCGTAAATATTGCGGGCACGAACCAGAAAACGATAACGGCCTTCCGGAATATTAGTATAATCTTTGCGTGTTTCATTAGTCCATTCCGACCAGTCCGGATCGAAACCTTCAAGCTTGTATTGAAAAAGATTAGAAGCTTCTTTGACATAACTGGTTGCCGCATATTCGAAGCGGAGAGCATTGTCGAGAAAGTCGAGCGTACCACGGGCAATGGCCGAATCTCCGCGTACGGCTGCTTTTCTGATCAGCGCAGAGAACGACGCATCCACGTCTAAAGTCAAATGCGTATCATACCGGATGAGGCCTTCCGGCCCGCCTAGCCACACAATGCCGTCAGGTTCGGCATACGTTCGATAAATCGGGTATTGAGAAATTTCCAAAAATGGTTTGCTTTCGGTAACATAACGGCCGTCCGGCTGTGGATATGCGACGATGATCTCATTGGCGAACGACTCACCAAATCCTTTTATAATCCACACATTTTTTGTGTAATCTTCATACAGGTCATACACCCAATGGCTGCCGTCCGCTAATGGAGAACCAAAGGTGGTATCGGGAATGAATTTCTCGCCATCAAACGTTTTAATTCCCTTCTCAGTGCCAAAAAACAGTTTGTTCGAAATGATAAACACACGGTTTTGACCTGTAGGCAAGCCATGTTTCTCGCCGAAGCGTTCAATAACAGGATTTTTAAGGGGATCGTGCGAGTCAAGCTTCAGGCGAATCAGCGTTTGGTTCAATGTGCCCAACCACCAAGAGCCGTCGGCGATTTGCTTGATCGAACGGATTTGTTCATGAATTCCCGGCATCAGCCCGCGGTTGATCCACTGCCCGTTTTGCCGTTCGATAACGGCAAGGCCTTCTTTAAGACCAAACAAAGCAAGGTTCGGATCAATGACCGATTGTGCGGCGACAGCAGAACGGTAAGGAGCTAGTTTTCGGACATGATCATTGATTTCAAAAATACCGTCGCCGGTCGCAGCGATGACAGCGTCGCCGACATTTAAAAAATCAAAACATTGTCCGTCAATACCGGGGATTTTTTCAAAATGAGAGCCGCCATCCATACGGTATGCACCGAATCCTGTACCGACAAAAAGGTGCTCGCGCCACCGGCACATCGATTCGACAGTGCCTTTGAGACCCATGCTTTCATTAAAATAACTCGAAGGCGATGACAACGCTACGCGCGCAATTCCGTTTTCCAAACCGGCCCACAAACCGCCTT
It encodes:
- the htpG gene encoding molecular chaperone HtpG; this encodes MSAQTLQFKAEVKQLLDLMIHSLYSHKEIFLRELLSNASDAIDKARYESLTNSSLIEGDADWKITIKADKSAGTLTISDNGIGMDEEDIIRSLGTIAHSGTKEFLQHLSSKEIKDHPELIGQFGVGFYSAFMVSEKVAVISRKAGEPRDKAVRWESKAEGTFEIESFERTSRGTDVILYLKEDEKSFLDEWEIRRIVKKYSDYIEHPVCMDVEKDKKITEETLNSRKAIWLKDKSEIPAEEYNEFYKHVSHDFTDPAKVIHFKAEGTSEFSALLFIPQKAPFDMFYKEYKIGPTLYVKRVQIMDHCEELLPVYLRFVKGVVESSDLPLNVSREILQSNRQIEVIKKNITKKVLDTLSEMKTAEYEKYVEFYNEFRKSLKEGLYVDHQRKDAIRDLLLFESTRTERGKYTSLKNYVDGMKTGQDEIYYIAGSSREELEKSPYLEAFKEKDYEVLFLLDEIDDFISHELEYQGKKVKSVTKGDIDIDKTRETQKKDAQKKYSKLIDLIKDVLKDDVKEVRFSTRLKDSACVLVADEGDMDQNMERILKAMGQSIPVGKRILELNPTHPLFESMNAMFEKDKTAPILKEYAGLLYDQALLLEGSKPKDPSNFAKTVAKLMVDNVKL
- the purE gene encoding 5-(carboxyamino)imidazole ribonucleotide mutase, which encodes MSKPLVGVVMGSDSDWEVMQHAAEQLKSFGVSYETRVVSAHRTPDLLFEYAEKAHERGLVCIIAGAGGAAHLPGMLAAKTTIPVLGVPVPSKYLKGMDSLLSIVQMPKGVPVATFAVGEAGAANAGLFAVSIIASQDTVLAKKLSNFRNTQKEKVLNMKLPEIK
- a CDS encoding AraC family transcriptional regulator; protein product: MIFIFGIAISVFLFVLLLFKKNRIAADNVLLFWLLIIVVSQFLFYFDSVQLYENHLSFLIGINLITPFLHPPLLFLYVSALTGSLPQKKVFNILHFVPVVFFGIYLFVKFFSLPAEQKLYVMTNAGIGFEDLDRLRYIAIVVIGIIYVLGSLYRINIYQKKIRNAFSNIEKINLKWLQVITYGIGIIWITVILGTDIETNTAVAMFVLLIGFFGVRQTPVFTGVLLDKLSVQDQPDPIDPDNRELSKKYETSGLSQEKKLFLETALARKIDEEKLYLDPELSLDKLASLLNVHPNYLSQYINEVLQITFYDYINFKRIEEFKRSVQLQENKNLNLLGLSYDCGFNSKSSFNRNFKKFSGQTPSEYLSHLNKIPA
- a CDS encoding alpha/beta hydrolase translates to MDEAGLLVPLTVDEDPSLPSISVNGTQLHAESFGNPDDPILIVLHGGPGGDYRYLLNCAEFVNDGFFVVMYDQRGSGLSKRHDANIYTMQLFIDDLNAVINHYKKDSTQKVFLLGQSWGAMLATAYVNQHPETIGGLVLAEPGGFRWKETKDYIKRFMEIHLFDETSNDYVYLDQFITGDDHRVLDYKASLMAAADFADGNKTGVEGLEPYWRFGAITNKAAMDYAEKHGFDFTTNLNQYNTKVLFVYSELNKAYGKTHAEKVSSAYPNVQMEEIMGHGHEMTYFGWDKFYPLAKNYLNEVK
- a CDS encoding 5-(carboxyamino)imidazole ribonucleotide synthase produces the protein MILPGATLGMLGGGQLGRMFTVAARTMGYSVIVLDPDPKSPAGKIADNHLCADYHDHQALNEMSATCAAITTEFENVPADTLEMLSKTCFVRPSAHAVAVTQDRINEKNFLRTHQIPTNSFAPVHNENDLHDAFQKIGSPAILKRSRLGYDGKGQWRVTSLDQALDAFKAMNGVACILEEMLDFQTEVSVVLARSVSGIVSAYPTGENIHVNGILDTTIVPARVSADISERAQSIAKRVAEELQYNGVLAVEMFVMRDGRVLVNEIAPRPHNSGHYTLDACVTDQFEQQVRTLCGLEPGNMRLLSPVVMINLLGDVWGNSQPHWEKLLQHPQIKLHLYGKTEARPGRKMGHYNVLAENVNEALSIAREVFEQVKSK